Proteins encoded together in one Musa acuminata AAA Group cultivar baxijiao chromosome BXJ3-6, Cavendish_Baxijiao_AAA, whole genome shotgun sequence window:
- the LOC135639982 gene encoding aldehyde oxidase GLOX-like, translating to MMTPSARTTRTRNTTIATSSSSFVLPLLLVLVGVSTVRTAAPVKGRGEWRLLRASIGISAMHMQLLPDDTVVIFDRTDFGRSNISLPGGRCRFDSYDLALTTDCTAHSVLLLLPSAAVRPLSLLTDTWCSSGALLPNGSLLQTGGFNDGDRVIRLFSPSRGGRSDWVERPFYLSVRRWYASNQLLPDGRVIILGGRRQFSYEFFPRELAGSRTVFQFPFLMDTWNRETENNLYPFLHLLPDGTLFVFANDRAVVLDAIRHRVLRRLPPVPGGPRSYPSSGSSVLLPLRPGAAPEVLVCGGTPWGSYQAALNGTFLPALRTCARIKPADSDPAWSLEDMPLPRVMGDMLLLPTCDVLIVNGAAAGTAGWELARNPVTRPVLYHPDRPAGRRFAVLKRSRIPRMYHSTAILDTYGRVLVGGSNPQAHYAFANVMYPTELSLEAFHPPYLAARTRPRVAAAPREVGYGERVALRFEAAGHYGAWEELVVEVVAVAPAFATHAVGMNQRAVVLEASRAVWAWGNFGYVAEVVAPPSPKVAPPGYYLWFVVHAGVPSNGVWVRIR from the coding sequence ATGATGACCCCGAGTGCAAgaacaacaagaacaagaaacaCCACCatcgccacctcctcctcctcctttgttcTACCTTTGCTTCTCGTTCTTGTCGGGGTTTCGACGGTAAGAACTGCGGCACCTGTTAAAGGAAGAGGGGAATGGCGACTTCTCCGCGCGAGCATCGGCATCTCCGCGATGCACATGCAGCTCCTCCCCGACGACACGGTGGTGATCTTTGACCGCACCGATTTTGGCCGCTCCAACATCTCCCTTCCCGGCGGCAGATGCCGCTTCGACTCTTACGACCTCGCCCTTACCACTGACTGCACCGCCCActctgtcctcctcctcctcccctccgcaGCCGTCCGCCCCCTCAGTCTCCTCACCGACACCTGGTGCTCCTCTGGCGCCCTCCTTCCCAATGGCTCCCTCCTCCAGACTGGCGGCTTCAACGACGGCGACCGTGTCATCCGCCTTTTCTCCCCGTCGCGTGGCGGCCGCTCCGACTGGGTGGAACGGCCCTTCTATCTCAGCGTCCGCAGATGGTACGCGTCCAACCAGCTCCTACCAGACGGCCGCGTCATCATCCTCGGCGGCCGCCGCCAGTTCTCCTACGAGTTCTTCCCCCGAGAGTTAGCCGGCAGCAGAACAGTCTTTCAGTTCCCGTTCTTGATGGACACTTGGAACCGCGAGACCGAGAACAACCTGTACCcgttcctccacctcctcccggACGGGACCCTCTTCGTTTTCGCCAACGACCGTGCCGTCGTCCTTGACGCAATCCGCCATCGCGTTCTTCGACGCCTACCGCCCGTCCCTGGCGGCCCACGCAGCTACCCAAGCTCTGGCTCCTCCGTCCTCCTGCCCCTCCGCCCCGGCGCCGCCCCCGAGGTCCTCGTCTGCGGTGGCACACCGTGGGGATCCTACCAGGCCGCACTCAACGGCACCTTCCTTCCGGCACTCCGCACGTGCGCCCGTATCAAGCCGGCCGACTCGGACCCCGCCTGGTCCTTAGAGGATATGCCCCTCCCGCGCGTCATGGGCGACATGCTCCTCCTCCCCACCTGCGACGTCCTCATCGTCAACGGCGCCGCCGCCGGCACCGCCGGGTGGGAGCTAGCGCGCAACCCCGTGACAAGACCGGTCCTCTACCACCCGGACCGACCTGCAGGGAGACGATTCGCGGTACTGAAACGTTCGCGGATCCCGCGGATGTACCACTCGACGGCGATCCTGGACACGTACGGGCGGGTGCTCGTCGGGGGGAGCAACCCGCAGGCGCACTACGCCTTCGCCAACGTGATGTACCCGACAGAGCTGAGCCTTGAGGCATTCCACCCACCGTACCTGGCGGCCCGGACTCGTCCGCGCGTGGCGGCTGCGCCGCGGGAAGTGGGCTACGGCGAGAGGGTAGCGCTGAGGTTCGAGGCGGCGGGGCACTACGGAGCGTGGGAGGAGTTGGTGGTAGAGGTGGTAGCGGTGGCGCCGGCGTTCGCGACGCACGCAGTGGGGATGAACCAGCGAGCGGTGGTGCTGGAGGCATCGCGGGCGGTCTGGGCGTGGGGGAACTTCGGGTACGTGGCCGAGGTGGTGGCGCCGCCTTCGCCGAAGGTGGCGCCGCCCGGGTACTACCTCTGGTTCGTGGTGCATGCCGGGGTGCCGAGTAACGGCGTTTGGGTCAGAATCCGGTAG
- the LOC135639983 gene encoding chlorophyllide a oxygenase, chloroplastic-like — MTMVAALSPLPISHFRPSSRFCTQKNVGGRGGFRVLAVFGDGEGGGTDKKNTWGEIFDVEVPRPRVQPSKGKFLDVNQALEVARMDIQYCDWRARQDVLSIMLLHEKVVEVLNPLARDFKSIGTMKKELAELQEDLEQAHRQVHVSEARVAAALDKLAYMESLVSDRLLQEKSSCDSSIECITLTPSTSSASKDPVKSKSSRRSLNVSGPVQPYHSSLKNFWYPVAFSKDLKDDTMIPIDCFEEPWVIFRGKDGNPGCVRNTCAHRACPLHLGSVNEGRIQCPYHGWEYSTDGKCEKMPSTRMLNVRIRSLPCFEHEGMIWIWPGSAPPTDTLPSLQPPTGFMIHAEIVMELPVEHGLLLDNLLDLAHAPFTHTTTFAKGWNVPSLVKFLTPASGLQGYWDPYPIDMEFRPPCIVLSTIGISKPGKLEGRSTRQCSTHLHQLHVCLPSSRQKTRLLYRMSLDFAPLLKHIPFMHILWRHFAEKVLNEDLRLVVGQQDRMINGANVWNSPVSYDKLGIRYRLWRDSLERGVDHLPFTKQDN; from the exons ATGACCATGGTGGCAGCTCTGTCTCCGCTTCCGATCTCGCACTTCCGACCGTCCTCCAGATTCTGCACGCAAAAG AATGTTGGTGGTAGAGGTGGATTCAGAGTGTTGGCCGTGTTTGGGGATGGAGAGGGCGGTGGGACGGACAAGAAGAACACATGGGGAGAAATTTTTGATGTGGAGGTTCCTCGCCCCAGGGTGCAGCCATCGAAGGGCAAATTCTTGGATGTAAACCAAGCTTTGGAGGTGGCCAGGATGGACATTCAGTATTGTGACTGGAGGGCGCGGCAGGACGTGCTCAGCATCATGCTGCTTCATGAGAAG GTGGTAGAGGTTCTTAATCCATTAGCGCGTGATTTTAAGTCGATCGGAACCATGAAGAAAGAGTTGGCAGAGTTGCAAGAAGATCTAGAACAGGCCCATAGACAG GTCCATGTATCAGAAGCAAGGGTAGCTGCTGCTCTGGACAAGCTTGCATACATGGAATCACTGGTGAGTGACAGACTCTTGCAAGAAAAGAGCTCATGTGATTCCAGTATCGAGTGCATCACACTTACTCCGAGCACTTCCTCAGCATCTAAAGATCCTGTCAAAAGTAAGTCAAGTAGAAGAAGTCTAAATGTTTCTGGTCCTGTTCAACCATACCATTCCAGCTTGAAGAACTTCTGGTACCCAGTAGCTTTCTCAAAAGACCTCAAAGATGATACTATG ATTCCCATCGATTGTTTCGAAGAACCTTGGGTGATTTTTCGAGGAAAAGATGGTAATCCAGGCTGTGTTCGGAACACATGTGCTCATAGGGCATGCCCTCTACATCTTGGATCTGTTAATGAGGGCCGAATCCAGTGCCCTTATCATG GGTGGGAATACTCAACTGATGGTAAATGTGAGAAAATGCCATCAACCCGCATGCTTAATGTCCGAATTCGGTCATTGCCATGTTTTGAGCATGAAGGGATGATCTGGATCTGGCCTGGCAGTGCGCCTCCAACAGATACACTTCCATCTTTGCAACCTCCTACAGGATTTATGATTCACGCAGAG ATTGTCATGGAGCTGCCTGTGGAGCATGGCCTACTGCTGGACAATCTTTTAGACCTTGCCCATGCTCCTTTTACTCACACCACCACTTTTGCGAAGGGATGGAATGTTCCAAG CTTGGTGAAGTTTCTCACACCTGCATCAGGCCTTCAAGGATACTGGGATCCTTACCCAATTGACATGGAATTCCGGCCGCCCTGCATTGTCCTCTCAACTATCGGGATATCTAAACCTGGAAAACTGGAAGGAAGGAGCACCAGGCAGTGCTCAACACATCTACACCAGCTTCACGTATGCTTACCGTCCTCCAGACAGAAAACAAGATTATTATACAGAATGTCATTGGATTTTGCTCCGTTGCTTAAGCACATACCTTTCATGCATATCTTGTGGAGACACTTTGCAGAAAAG GTGTTGAATGAGGACCTAAGGCTGGTGGTTGGCCAGCAAGATCGCATGATCAATGGAGCAAATGTTTGGAACTCGCCGGTCTCGTACGACAAGCTTGGTATAAGATACAGATTATGGAGAGATTCACTTGAGAGAGGAGTTGATCATTTGCCATTTACCaagcaagacaattag
- the LOC103989083 gene encoding uncharacterized protein LOC103989083 isoform X2, whose product MMSTKFLEMQKIREEENFLERLHKLQLGIPNTLNVISNIPFLFVGVVGLTLCFYRNYFRLRLQGEIWGWSIFFLGVTAVAFGSSYYHLKPNDARLVWDRLPMTVAFTSIMAIFIIERVDEKTGTTSIAPLVIAGILTILYWRFFDDLRPYALIQFLPCIIIPLMAILIPPMYTHSSYWLWAAGFYLLAKVEEAEDKQIYKWTNHIVSGHTLKHLFAAMVPVFLTLMLAKRDIEPERRSLLQKWKIYWIRIKENGLKAERLECEYSEVSTTV is encoded by the exons ATGATGAGTACCAAGTTCTTAGAGATGCAAAAAattagggaggaggagaactttcTTGAGAGACTACATAAACTTCAGCTAG GTATACCTAATACACTAAATGTGATTTCAAATATTCCTTTTCTCTTCGTTGGCGTTGTCGGGCTTACACTCTGCTTCTATAGAAACTATTTTAGGTTAAG ATTGCAAGGTGAAATTTGGGGTTGGTCAATTTTCTTTCTTGGTGTGACTGCTGTTGCATTTGGTTCTTCCTATTACCACCTCAAGCCAAACGATGCTCGGCTTGTTTGGGATCGGCTACCT ATGACTGTAGCATTTACATCTATTATGGCAATCTTCATCATTGAGAGGGTTGATGAAAAGACTGGAACAACATCAATTGCACCCCTTGTTATTGCGGGTATACTTACCATCTTGTATTGGAG ATTTTTCGATGATTTACGCCCTTATGCACTCATCCAGTTCCTTCCTTGCATCATTATACCTTTAATGGCTATACTAATTCCACCAATGTATACACATTCTTCGTACTGGCTATGGGCAGCAG GATTTTATCTCTTGGCTAAAGTAGAAGAAGCTGAAGATAAACAGATTTACAAATGGACAAATCACATTGTCAGTGGGCATACTCTTAAGCATCTTTTTGCGGCAATGGTTCCAGTTTTCTTGACACTCATGCTTGCAAAAAGAGACATTGAGCCTGAGAG GAGGAGTTTGCTTCAGAAATGGAAGATCTATTGGATCAGGATAAAAGAAAATGGGTTAAAGGCTGAAAGATTGGAATGCGAGTACTCCGAAGTTTCAACGACGGTCTAA
- the LOC103989083 gene encoding uncharacterized protein LOC103989083 isoform X1, with amino-acid sequence MERGKQLCAWGAAVLIFVVLMVVTPAIPQSEEYHNFADQRALFLGIPNTLNVISNIPFLFVGVVGLTLCFYRNYFRLRLQGEIWGWSIFFLGVTAVAFGSSYYHLKPNDARLVWDRLPMTVAFTSIMAIFIIERVDEKTGTTSIAPLVIAGILTILYWRFFDDLRPYALIQFLPCIIIPLMAILIPPMYTHSSYWLWAAGFYLLAKVEEAEDKQIYKWTNHIVSGHTLKHLFAAMVPVFLTLMLAKRDIEPERRSLLQKWKIYWIRIKENGLKAERLECEYSEVSTTV; translated from the exons ATGGAGAGGGGGAAGCAATTGTGCGCTTGGGGAGCGGCCGTCCTGATCTTCGTCGTGTTGATGGTCGTCACCCCGGCGATCCCGCAATCGGAGGAGTACCACAATTTCGCCGACCAACGCGCGTTGTTCCTCG GTATACCTAATACACTAAATGTGATTTCAAATATTCCTTTTCTCTTCGTTGGCGTTGTCGGGCTTACACTCTGCTTCTATAGAAACTATTTTAGGTTAAG ATTGCAAGGTGAAATTTGGGGTTGGTCAATTTTCTTTCTTGGTGTGACTGCTGTTGCATTTGGTTCTTCCTATTACCACCTCAAGCCAAACGATGCTCGGCTTGTTTGGGATCGGCTACCT ATGACTGTAGCATTTACATCTATTATGGCAATCTTCATCATTGAGAGGGTTGATGAAAAGACTGGAACAACATCAATTGCACCCCTTGTTATTGCGGGTATACTTACCATCTTGTATTGGAG ATTTTTCGATGATTTACGCCCTTATGCACTCATCCAGTTCCTTCCTTGCATCATTATACCTTTAATGGCTATACTAATTCCACCAATGTATACACATTCTTCGTACTGGCTATGGGCAGCAG GATTTTATCTCTTGGCTAAAGTAGAAGAAGCTGAAGATAAACAGATTTACAAATGGACAAATCACATTGTCAGTGGGCATACTCTTAAGCATCTTTTTGCGGCAATGGTTCCAGTTTTCTTGACACTCATGCTTGCAAAAAGAGACATTGAGCCTGAGAG GAGGAGTTTGCTTCAGAAATGGAAGATCTATTGGATCAGGATAAAAGAAAATGGGTTAAAGGCTGAAAGATTGGAATGCGAGTACTCCGAAGTTTCAACGACGGTCTAA